Part of the Vitis vinifera cultivar Pinot Noir 40024 chromosome 13, ASM3070453v1 genome is shown below.
TCCATTTCATATTTAGATACCTCTATATGGTACGTAAACCATCTAGGGCATGgttagtgattactactcaaaacatgctattttgtagcttgtaattagctcttttaaacaccattgagtagtaattattaccttttaacccaattagcatgttaggagcccttgcaatcgtttctaacaattgtgttaagttttggtgctttttgatagctttatgctcaccaaagcaatttaagaatgagggagagctatttatagttcagggcaaagcttttgaaagcttaaatttatgaagaaatcaagctatggagcctcataatcctttgccttaatcgttcaaagtttacaagggagaaacaatggagaagaagaaaacaggggatgaaaacaggggacacagctgcagtcttttagtgcacttttggagcacttcccgaagtccattttctgcattctatataccatttcgaagctcagaaagtcaagaatccaacggttcaaaccatatatgatttggagctgaaatgaggaagatatggacttcggaagacaactgcatcaagctgaggaacaatttcgcacaccactgtttaaggtgcgaaatcctcagtccactgtgcgaaattttcgcacacctcaaaccaacatgcgaaattggaactcagcgtgcgaaaattggatatttttgccgactctttttcttctgatatttttgtgtttaaatttccattttctccttgtattcaaccaaccatgtaattccttagctaggaagtatccaaggaagggtaaaactaccttcctatataaattctcttgtaatcactgaatatATATCTTCGTCGGGGAGCTTTCGCCAGGAGACCAACTATTgtaaatttgttacttagtgaaatacagagatctcttttactttcttttctcttctattttctattttcttgcaagccaaacaccctctgaggatgttttcccagaggatgagaggctaaacatttagtttcttggagtgaaggaagctaggtgaaaagtccagattaaaaggtggaaagtttccgtgcattgaattcaggtagttggagtccataaatggcttctaaagccaaggttttgccttaaatcccttaggatcactttgactggccaatacatggtaagcttaaggtctctgtggatgcttattgctagatccatatcagtccattagttatcatgtacgagccattggaaagtgattcaaggtgatagcccatagtgtcttaagccattaatggaccttgactaccatctctagtgactttttatggattaaaacttcattgtcaaacctataccggttcgggaaataactataggttaaatccccaatgcgaggagaaaaatccggaattttccactttgcatctggaacttaaacctagcaacctttagctccgggagactttctttcttccactttttacttagttctatgtgagtttagtttaaatcaccactttcaaaacaattttaatttcttttaaatttcaagtttgtgctaaaggaaatcatcagaatcaatttctaatttagagtctatcattggtagagtgaaaacccatccctgagttcgaccctagaactgctatactacagtagctttgctacgccagtataaggtcataggttttataaatgtttttgattaaaagatccgGCTGGGGAAGTCAAGCTTAAAGAATCAGTTAGGGAgctaataaaaaaagatttttgcaGCCTTTATTAGGGGTGCTGCTTCTTCCTTGGAGAAAGAATTGGAGAGGAGACCTTGTGGTGGCTAGAGCTTAGGTTGTCTCATGTTTTCTCATCTTATTTTGCATATTTTAGTTGCTTTGAAGTATTCTAAATGCATTTCCTTCTATTGAATCGAATATACTCATTTTCAAGACTTGAATTAATGCATTGTTTGATTTGAATCTTGAGTTTCAATGTTGGATTTGAATCTTGGGTTTCAATGTTCATTAATTTCCTCATACTCTATTTTGGCTCCTAAATCTAGTCTTATTTTTTGCTTGTTGAGTAGTAGAATAGGCTTAGGAAAGGGAACCCTTAGGACCTCCCTTTTACCCTTGAAATGATCTTCTAATTTTGGATGATTAGTGATTTATTTAACTTGTAATTTGGAGCTCTCCATTTTTAGTGAGAATGTCATGCCTTGCTACTCGGAAATTGAAGTTTAGGGACTCCTTTAAAGGAATCTCAAGTGTGTAGTGGTGAGATCTATTTTGACCTGAGGCAACCATTATTGTGTCCTTGATGTTGCAATTTGGCAAGCAAATGGGTAGTAGGGGAACTTTAAGTATtttataaggaagtctaatcaAGAAGTTTAGGACATTAGGTTCATGTAAattgttgttttattgaaaatattatagCTAAGAAAACCCATAGGTATTCTTGATTGAGTTAGCTTATTTAAGGATCTTTTCATGGTAAGAAGGAAGCCCAAAGAATACATCTATCCTTGGcattttgttaaattttgttaagataaattttagtttgagttcattttctttttcccctctttttaTAACATTCATCCACCTTCTTCTCAAACAATTGTAAGAAAGAATTTGCCTCAAAATTTAGCATTTATATTCCAAAACTTTCCATTTCACCAACATTCCAAGGAGAACTCCCTATGGTTTGACACTAGGCTCATCGAGATTTTAAAGCTACAATTGACTCCCTATACATGGGGAACTGCACCTTGGCATACACATTTGGGAGTGATCAATAAAACATgacgaaaaataaaaactatgtcgttaaattaattaaaaaaaaaagtatatgcaTAAAATAATTGTTATCTACAATGCATATATGATGTCATTTATGGAAagtaattatatatttaaaaaatttataaattcataGTAAAGGAGTtagaaattttatgttttatatttcttcaaataGGATTGCAAATCTATAAAGTACATTCCAAGCTAGTTACTTAAACTCATGTTTTAATTGCTTAgaatcaaaatttaatgaggtgttttttttttaagaaaaaaaacttgtaaTTTAGATTGCTTTatacttataaatattattctttaaataattatgtgaaaattaaattaacataacATGATCAAaattgatatgataaattttttttatgatattattttaaaaattatctttaattttccttttttctaaaacatttataaGATTATATATTTCCTtgttatttattactttatcatTAGTATTGATGGATGCAtgtaataatttaaatttataataacttaaaactataattactaATGAATCTTGATGTTGATATTATTTAAGAAGACTTTTCTACTcattatattaataaagattttgaaaatcaataagttttaaataacttttttcaattgaattatttacaaataatagACATATAAATCTCATTGAGGGTGTAATATCTTATCCTTactgttatgtttgattttcaaaaattgtggTATTTTGTGATAATGAGAGGTTTAGTGGGGAATTGGAAGTTTGTTACAAGTTATTTACAAGCCATCTTGATATATGGCCTGCctatatttccttcaaaattaataaattagaatGTTCTCTTTATAAtcctttttctaataaaacCAAAAAGGGACTTATATAGACTTTATGGCATTGATAAAAGtgataattttttccttttctccgataaaaaatccaaaactcGTTTAATAGTGAAAGTGGAATTATTGTCGCAAAATATCTAAACCTTTCTGGTTAAAAACTATTGATCAAGCACTTATAGTAACAATGGTGTTACCAAAACTTTTTGTGgcaaaatttcttttatcatgAAAATGAGGAGGGATAATTGCTCTGTATAGTTCCTCATGGTAGATCATTTTTCCCAAACATGAGATGTTAAGAAAATCTAAATAGGCAAAATATTTTGTCTCCAAGTTTCTAGTTACGCgcaactaaaattaattaaaacaacTTTGTTGCTAACTTATTTCAAAGCCCCCTTTATTGAATAAATGATCCAAGCTAGGGCATATCATAGAGGCATTTGAACCCTTCCTCATGAATGGGCAAAGAATCCCCTTATTACCATTGGACTACACAtactttttgttcattttttaccCCCGAACTCTTATACAGCCAAAAGTGTAAAATGCATACAAGGTGGTTTCAAATAGTTTGAAATgaacaatttaaaaatcattataaatttaggtttgaaaatgtTGCTAGAAATCTTGTTAATGCTTGcaaatacttattttataaaaattagttaatttttaaaaacctacaaaatcacttaaattaatttttagattaatACTTTGATGggtgtttatttaatttttattttttttgctatgtaatagataattaaaattagtaataaaAGCATTTTTGTTTAGTCTATATCTAGCTAAATGCtactttttttcataatttgttttatataCAAGTACTGGTACCCCACAAAAATGTGAACCACAAGGCAGATCCAGATGGGATTTCCCAAGCATTCGGAGCTCAGAAGAATCTGCATTTCCAGAGCACTAGTGCTTTCTTGGATCTTAAATAACCCACCAATCGAAAGATTGTAGAGTAGCCTTTCTACCAGCCTATCTCCATGGCTCTTTCCATGTTTGCTTCAATTCCTGATCTGATCACTCACGCAAGACTGCCAATGATAAGCAAATCCAGTAGTTGCAAGGTCAAGTTCATGACTGCCAATAACAGCACTCGTGAGGAAATCATTGTTCAGCGGACCTCAAACTACCAGCCTACTATTTGGGACTATGATTATGTGAAGTCTCTAAGAAGTGATTATGTGGTAGGTTTATCATGAATATTGCTAACAGGTTAATTTAGTTATTAAAGTTCCACTTAGTGATTATGGTTATATGTGTATGCTGAGAGAAACATGCAAGAGAAGGCTTGGTGAGCTAAAGAGATATGTGAAGACGATGCTTGACAAAGTCTCTCTTCATGTAAATACAaagtctctctctttcttttctcatggTCACCATAATGAgcatctttcttttctcatgtaaatataaagtctctctctctctctcttggttGAGATATTTCTCATGGTCACCATAAGAGTTTAAGAGTAGTAAGGTTGAAGTAAGGCCCACATTGATCCACAAGGTCATGGAGGCTCAAAAAATCTCTAAATTGGAGAAAGCATGGGATAGTTAGCTGCCCTTAGCAACCTAACCAACCTGCTCACCTAGTCATTCACCTAGTCATTCCTAAGTTTGTGCTCAAGGAGTTTTGGTAATGTTTCATGTAACTGTTTAATTATGTGTCAAACATTGTTTGCTCGTGTATGATGTATTTCTAAAAACTGAATATAATGTAATAGATTATTAATAATAAGACaatataaaagaatttgtaGTACTATGAATAATAATATGTCAACTTATGGATAATTAAGGCGGTTCATAAAATAAgtgaatattaattataatcataagaactaatggaaataattaaaatctaaGTTAAATTACCGATAGGCTCTTTAGTTCCCATGAATAGGAAAGCtcttgcatatatatatatatataatacttaaAGCAAATTAGTGAGAATTCAATAAGAAATGTCATCTAGTTAACTAATGATGATTCATAAATGATAAAGAGGTTGGATAGCTCAACTCTAATAAtgatctaaaattttattatgcaGAATGTAGAGAATTAATTTACTATTGttatagaataaatgaattataagaagaaaaaaattagaaaaaaaaatgttcaccCGATAGTATCTCATTTCATTAACAAGTCTCCCTTTTTATAGATagttaaaaagttatttatatgaatatggatgatcatctaTAAGTTTTCACAATATCATAAATTCTCATATATCATGACACTATCCCTTATATGATTATGAGATTACGCCTCATTAAAACTTGATTAGGAAAAATCTTATGGGAAAAACCTTAACagtgaagaaaaaaagtaaaatattttttaaatgatttgacTATTAGGACcatgttaaaaacattattattaaaatctaATGAGAAAAGAGTACAATGTTTTTGTATCAATATTCTCCTTATGTAGAGATGATTATGCTTTCGTTAACCCTTCAACTTATAGTTCTATCAACTCCCTATCCCAATGTCATATCTTAGTTGTTTCACTATAATATATATGTGGATCCCATATTTCGGCTCATGTGCTTTCACTCAATGGCGAAttcgctttttatttgaaaaaaatgattatatttattaagaaaatgacttggagtcgtcacttatttttattttatttttaaaaggtaaacaaaataagaaataaaaaccctaagtatgactctttatttggaaaaggtggtctatgaaaaccaaaaatggattcaagggtcaggttacttattaggaaggtacggtaaaggtcgtagcacccctctaagtccctaaggatgggtctctactaataaaataaagcgAGTATGACGattgataaataaatcaatgaataccgaatgaaaatcacaacaaaatatCCGAATGAATATGAAAGGCAAAGAACGTACCTGAGTGATGaccttatttatttcattagaAGAAAGGGTTAGTGAACAAACATAGAATAATTGTGTGTATatcatagaataaaataaatcaattacatatagcaatcaaatcaatcaatccatcaatcaatcataaaaccaAGTATGTGGggctcccaccaaagcccgaattatttttgtatgaatcaatttcataaattcaattatttggagatacaaaattaaattcatgcccattttaaaacattttaaaaaaaatcaaagaaagaaaaaagtgagaaattgcttgctagaaagaaaatagcagcagagttttattaaaaattgaaggATTCTGGGACCTAAAAGTTCTAAGGATGAGAAATGAGAGAATTGGGATTATTTAAGAAAACTGGAATTTGAGGAAACATTCACAAAATGGGATATGGgcaattatttttcaaagtcaAAGATGGAGCAATGGCAGAAAGATATGTGGCCTGAAGATGGCCATGCAGTTCATGCATAAGTGGAAGAGATGGGGAATGACGACCACGTAAGTGTGAATCTCAGAGTATTACTGTGTTTGCTGTATCAATAGCCCATCTTCAACTGAACCAGCATGGCTACAAGTGGAAAAGAACTGTAAGGAAAGTTATCCGATCTGGTAATATATCTTCCTTTAACATCAGTTCAAAAAGTTCTAGTGCTTAAGCATCATGTCCATGTTGACTCAGAGCTGCAATCATGGCATTCCAAGATACTGAATCCAAACAAGGCATTGTTATGAGAACACAGTGGGCAGCCTCAACAACACCACATTTTGCATACATTGTCATCAGTGCATTTCCTGCTGAAAGGCTTGAGTCAAAACCTAGCCGGACAAACTGAGCAGGGAGCTGCCGTCCATGCATCAATGTTGCAAACCAAGCACAATCAATAATTGCCCTTGCAAGTGCATAATCACATGGCTCAAAGCCCTCTGACTTTATACGATTGAATAGCTTCAGACCTTCTTCACCAAAACCATTTTGTGCCAATCCAGATATCATCACAGTCTATGTCAAAAGATTCCACTCTGGCATCCCGAAATCATCACATTCCATGCAACCACCAATTTTTCTGTCATCTCATCAAGAAACTGACGTGCTGCATCAAGTTCACCATTCCTTACATATCCTATTATCATTCTTGTCCACGAACACTACCAGAAATTTATGGGGGCAGCTCCTGACGACAAACAAGGCATGCATTGTGCTGAATCAACCAAAGACTTCAATTCACCAAAATTCACAGGAATCCCAGGCCCTAAGCATTGCTCAGCCATATGACTTAACTCATTCAACTTCAGAAGCTCAGTAACCTGCAACTTGGCTGTAGCCTCAATTTGGTCGCTCCTTGGGGGTTCAGATGACATCTAAGATGGATCTAATATCTCTTCAACATCCCAAAATAATATGCTCAGAAAGTGCATGCCCATAGCCCAATGTCGTTCCAAGAATAGTTTTCAGGTTCGCTTGCTTGGCATAAGCATCATCATTCGCATTTTTGCTTGGCTCAGTCGACTTCATGCCTTTGCTGCTATCCTGCTTCTCTCTAGGCGCATCAGACACTTTATTTCCACCCTCACTGGCCTCGACTGCTTCATTGCTCTCAGATTCTGATAGCATGACAATGCACCCACGAACAACCTTCCCCTTCATTCTCCATTACGTCTTCCATATCCACGGAAGCATGGGGTACTGAGTGCGAAGCAATTATAGGAAAAGCAGTTCAAGGCTGGAATGCTTCTGAAGTATGAATCAGAGTCTGAATCTAAGTTTGAAACTCGAGATCCCTGAAGATAGTGATGATCGCCGCTCCGATGGACGCCATCATGACCAGAAAAGGTCGAGAACTCAGATGAAAGGTTCTGTCACTACTACTGCTTGAATATGGACTCTGCACAGTGGCCCAGAGTAATCTGTGATGCAACAATCACCTATTTCCTTTAGTTAAGGTGACTCGTCTGCTTCACATTGAACCCATCATCAAAATACACATCTATttcttagtgaaaaaaaatcgACTGTAAAGCTTGGTGAATATCGGCCTCCCACATCATTTTTAAGTTATGGATCATCCTGAAGGACTGGCGCTTTGGCAGAGAGGTCCAAGGAGGAAAGAGAGCTTGGCAACGACACACAAGGAATGAAAATGGAGGGTTTGGTGTTGAGTTTGAAGATTATACAGGATGGGAAAATGGGTTTATATATGAATTAGGTGGGTATGGGGGATAGAGAAACGAAAGCGGCTATGGCCTAGGAATTCATGCACCTAGAGATGATGAAAACGAGTTGATGGGTTAGGTGGTGGCAGGTTTGATGAATGATGATCAAACGGGAAAGGGCAGTAGCGTGAGCtctattgagatattaggaatactttccttgtatcattctttccttgagggggagtgttgagatattaggaatgttttccttgtatcattctttccttatatcattcatttccttgtatcattatttccttatatcattccttccttgtatcattctttcccattcttagaatggtgattaccctctatacaTACTTTGTACATGAATGAATAAAAGgaagaatgagaaaaataaaaaaacctcattcatcaatttgaagatggtatcagagccatggaattgaaatcctggatattttgtcgctatggtagttcgacagcgatcaaccatcctaagataagccctaatattgataagtcaaccttcaaatgcattCACTACAATAAGATTGATCCCACcaatctggatatcccacaatttcaagtcaatttggggtatgaccaggaaaacaatgaggaatcgagggtttgaaccatggacctttagatcatgtttaggctatcaccactttgttattaatgatcataatcgtgatcaacggaagaaggattccaagaaaaccttgACTGCAActattgccgaaataaaaacagaggctaatgttaCTGAGAATgtctctgcattggtagccacTACAAATTATAATGGTAAGTTTTTGAATATttctacacctgttattaatagtgcatggataattgattctgatgctacaaatcatatgacttttgattctagacaagtctcaccccttagaccttcctcacaaaaaattgtttccatagccaatggtaacacaaccccagtcattagGGAAGGAttcttaactcttactgatactttgaatttggattctattttagttgttccatctttagattacaatcttttgtcagtttctcaaatcactgcagccttatcttgtattgtcattttttggcctgaattttctgtttttaaggacatccaaacaaaacagacgattggttgtggtattaagcagggaaaactctattacttggacttgcagtcaaaggattccAATAATTTGCGACAAGCCTTGATGGTAAATGGATCTGAGGGGGAGGAGAAAAAGTCTAAAATTTGGCTATGGCATCGACatttgggacatgcttcctttggttatttaaaaaaattgtttcctagtttgtttgcaaggagtgatatttctggttatccgttgtgatatttgtgaattggctaaaagtcaTCGTacttcgtttccgttaattttgaataaaagtccgcttctttttatggttatacattctgatgtttggggcccatccaaagtaccaactttgagtggctcgcGTTAGTTtgtcacttttattgatgattgtaccagaataacctggttatgcttgatgaagaccaaagatgaagtgaacttgttgtttcaaaattttcataaaatgattgaaactcagtacaatgcaaaggttcgggttttgCGTagcgataatggtggagaatatcataattctgatcttcaaaagtatttggaaggacatggcattattcatcaaactacttgttccaatacaccccagcaaaatggagttgctgaacggaaaaatcggcacttgttagaggttgttcgtgcttctttgatagcagcaaaaatgccgatatcttattggggaaaagcaatcacatctgctgtatacttgatcaatcgggtaccttctagTTCAATtgacttccaaacacctctccaagctcttactaatgttgtagttgccccaaccgtcccaaatctacctcctcgtgttttttgttgcatggcatttgtgcatctacacaaacaccaacgcaccaagttaacttctcgtgcattgcaatgtgtgtttgttggatatgcattgcacaaaaagggatatcgatgtttcCACCTTCCAACTCgacgaatgtttattacaatggatgtggtgtttcatgaagattcaatgtatttttcatttgagtctgaacttcagggggagtaccataaggaaattcagactcttgaTTATGATATCTCTAAG
Proteins encoded:
- the LOC104881270 gene encoding pentatricopeptide repeat-containing protein At1g25360-like, with product MSSEPPRSDQIEATAKLQVTELLKLNELSHMAEQCLGPGIPVNFGELKSLTVMISGLAQNGFGEEGLKLFNRIKSEGFEPCDYALARAIIDCAWFATLMHGRQLPAQFVRLGFDSSLSAGNALMTMYAKCGVVEAAHCVLITMPCLDSVSWNAMIAALSQHGHDA